A genomic segment from Kyrpidia tusciae DSM 2912 encodes:
- a CDS encoding RpnC/YadD family protein yields the protein MEISRNSNDIVARHLTVAMAQGALAAIGISDAVVVGALPADLPRVEVREDRMDILLELQDGRLMHLEYQKKKEPNLYRFLHYDAAIVERYRCKVRTIVVYTDEVASAPEQLDAGAISYRVENLYLSRIDGDATIDTLRQHVSVGEWTAVDRVKTAFAFHMRFTRRTPEQAFDEIVEVIRRIPDQEEQRYVAALILGFSAKALTDQQMKILREVAGVADLLYSVQREAIEKGWKEGLQKGLQEGLRQGREEEKRDIAKRMLQRGVSVSVVAEFTGLTESEVKQIMRSLDR from the coding sequence GTGGAGATATCACGGAATTCAAACGATATTGTCGCGCGCCATTTGACTGTTGCCATGGCCCAGGGTGCGCTGGCGGCGATCGGCATCTCCGACGCTGTGGTGGTCGGAGCTTTGCCTGCGGATTTGCCGAGGGTGGAAGTGCGCGAAGACCGGATGGATATCCTGTTGGAACTGCAGGATGGCCGATTGATGCATCTCGAGTATCAGAAAAAGAAGGAGCCTAATCTCTACCGGTTTTTGCATTATGATGCCGCCATTGTCGAGAGATATCGCTGTAAGGTTCGCACCATTGTCGTCTATACCGATGAGGTGGCCAGTGCTCCAGAACAGTTGGATGCCGGAGCAATCTCTTATCGGGTAGAAAATTTGTATCTCAGCCGAATTGACGGCGACGCTACAATCGACACACTGCGCCAGCATGTGTCAGTGGGTGAATGGACTGCGGTCGATCGGGTGAAAACAGCGTTTGCGTTTCATATGCGTTTCACCCGGAGAACGCCGGAACAGGCATTTGACGAGATCGTGGAAGTGATTCGTCGAATACCCGATCAAGAGGAGCAACGCTACGTTGCGGCCCTCATCCTCGGGTTCAGTGCCAAGGCTTTAACCGATCAACAGATGAAAATTCTTCGGGAGGTGGCTGGGGTGGCCGACCTGCTTTACTCTGTTCAACGGGAAGCCATTGAAAAAGGTTGGAAAGAAGGTTTGCAGAAGGGATTGCAAGAGGGTCTGCGACAGGGTCGCGAGGAAGAAAAACGTGACATTGCTAAGCGAATGTTACAACGGGGTGTATCCGTGTCGGTTGTCGCGGAATTCACGGGTCTGACGGAGTCCGAGGTGAAACAGATTATGAGAAGCCTCGACCGATGA
- a CDS encoding sigma-54 interaction domain-containing protein has product MTERELLDVLDTPIYFIDAKHVVVWMNRAAQNAVPGIVKGMPWTDVQPRLPRTHIFRFHEVQVGGEPGVMVEGTPSADPALLSELERLRQANEDLETILDTLFDEVFVTDGEGVVLRVNTAAEQLYGLQNSDIVGRTVFDLEREQVFYPSVAAMVLQRRRRVTALQETKNGHRLVVTGSPVFDREGRIVRIVCYTRDLTSTRSWPSEAVQGVGQGVEIPRDSGLVAENPAMKSVMDLIRRVAPTDATILLLGETGVGKNRLARFIHDLSSRRANPFVEINCANVPESLFESELFGYESGAFTGARKEGKVGKVELAHGGTLFLNEVGELPLHVQGKILDLLQERTVSRVGGVHTRKVDIRIVAATNKDLRQLVKEGRFRDDLYFRLNVVPLTIPPLRERGEDICTLAETLVHRFCDKYQLPRKAIHPDVMACFLHYAWPGNVRELENVIERLCIIVEDDILLPEHLPEELWSSRGTERGEKDGYLGTKGTPDNGGPPPKTVFSSSLPGKAAFQSHSSPDILSHGWGIRQVLEEVERELYARALQQYGSTYAIAKHLRVSQPTVVRKLRQFGLSGGRALDSQ; this is encoded by the coding sequence ATGACGGAGCGGGAACTGTTAGATGTGTTGGACACGCCGATCTATTTCATCGACGCAAAGCACGTCGTGGTCTGGATGAACCGTGCCGCCCAAAATGCGGTTCCAGGGATTGTCAAGGGGATGCCGTGGACTGACGTACAGCCCCGCCTTCCGCGAACCCACATCTTTAGGTTCCACGAAGTGCAGGTCGGCGGAGAACCCGGTGTAATGGTGGAAGGGACGCCGAGTGCCGATCCGGCGCTTTTGTCCGAGTTGGAACGGCTGCGTCAGGCCAATGAGGATCTTGAAACTATCCTGGACACGTTGTTTGATGAAGTTTTCGTCACCGATGGAGAAGGGGTGGTCCTGAGGGTCAATACGGCGGCGGAGCAGTTGTACGGCCTACAAAATTCCGATATCGTTGGACGAACGGTGTTTGACCTTGAGCGGGAACAGGTGTTTTACCCGTCGGTGGCCGCCATGGTTCTTCAGCGGCGCAGACGCGTGACGGCGCTTCAAGAGACGAAAAACGGCCACCGGCTGGTGGTGACGGGTAGCCCGGTTTTCGATCGCGAAGGGCGGATCGTGCGGATCGTTTGTTACACCCGGGATCTGACCTCTACCCGGTCATGGCCCTCGGAGGCTGTTCAAGGAGTAGGGCAAGGCGTAGAAATACCCCGGGATTCGGGCCTGGTGGCGGAGAACCCCGCCATGAAGTCCGTCATGGATCTGATCCGGAGGGTGGCCCCCACCGATGCGACGATTTTGCTGCTCGGGGAAACCGGGGTGGGAAAGAACCGCCTAGCCCGCTTCATTCACGACCTCAGTTCCCGCCGGGCGAATCCCTTTGTGGAGATCAACTGCGCCAATGTCCCCGAATCCCTCTTCGAGAGTGAACTATTCGGCTATGAAAGCGGAGCCTTTACCGGTGCTCGGAAGGAAGGCAAGGTCGGCAAGGTCGAGTTGGCCCACGGGGGCACCTTATTCCTCAATGAGGTGGGGGAGCTGCCTCTTCACGTGCAGGGAAAGATTTTGGACCTCCTTCAGGAACGGACCGTTTCCCGGGTGGGCGGGGTGCACACCCGGAAGGTGGATATCCGGATCGTGGCGGCGACAAACAAGGATCTCCGCCAATTGGTGAAAGAAGGGCGGTTCAGGGATGACTTATATTTCCGCCTGAACGTCGTCCCTTTAACCATTCCCCCCCTTCGGGAGCGGGGGGAAGATATTTGTACCCTCGCGGAGACCCTGGTTCACCGCTTTTGTGACAAATATCAACTGCCGAGAAAAGCGATTCATCCCGACGTCATGGCGTGTTTCCTACATTATGCCTGGCCCGGCAACGTCCGGGAACTGGAGAATGTGATCGAACGGCTGTGCATCATCGTGGAAGATGACATCCTGCTTCCGGAACACCTGCCTGAAGAACTTTGGTCATCGAGGGGGACCGAGCGAGGAGAGAAGGACGGGTATCTCGGGACAAAGGGAACGCCGGACAACGGAGGCCCACCGCCCAAGACTGTCTTCAGCTCTTCGCTGCCGGGGAAGGCGGCTTTCCAGTCGCACTCTTCGCCAGATATTCTTTCCCACGGATGGGGCATTCGCCAGGTGTTGGAAGAGGTGGAGCGGGAGCTGTATGCCCGGGCTTTACAACAATACGGAAGCACCTACGCCATCGCAAAACATCTTCGGGTGAGCCAACCCACGGTGGTGCGGAAGTTGAGACAGTTCGGCCTTTCGGGCGGGAGGGCATTGGATTCTCAATAA
- a CDS encoding RNA-guided endonuclease InsQ/TnpB family protein has product MEYAQVKCLKDLGYKRRIRDERVAAGFVSPFGLQARQWKLALEDALWTLERQWEAAIAEVRDRLYRNGGLTPKERDYAFWLLDKFGDRPRDWRKIEAIFRDEDLAGKKTELEPAGRKKIRHGLKRLFRRVLGKRPRVRKARSFVVDQQMYRVFMVGNRQYVAVMGLSPGKRIVIPLAGIHKLRGNLRVVLLPDEQAVEIHMSREPKTYPAGEEEAGIDLGVTEVLTDDSGKKYRPEYGQALQEMSDHVLDKGRKRQKLWALYRKNRERDPGKARRIRRHNLGLVKQHKRHRRYRAWCENEINRAFRAFFRERRPRVIAYEDLSHLRGKARNKGLSRKVSQWQRQAIRGRLEYLCHVYSITDPGPVNAAYTSQTCPCPGCGWVDGKNRNGDSFRCQKCGYEGDADHVAAANVKGRLRDQEITKYTPHKEVKRILLKRYWENHA; this is encoded by the coding sequence GTGGAGTACGCGCAGGTGAAGTGCCTCAAGGATCTGGGGTATAAACGGAGAATTCGAGATGAACGGGTGGCCGCCGGGTTTGTGAGTCCCTTTGGTCTTCAGGCCCGGCAGTGGAAGCTGGCTTTGGAAGACGCCTTATGGACCTTGGAGCGACAGTGGGAAGCGGCGATTGCTGAGGTGCGGGACCGCCTTTACCGCAACGGAGGGTTAACCCCGAAGGAACGGGATTACGCCTTCTGGTTGCTGGACAAGTTCGGGGACAGGCCCCGGGATTGGAGAAAGATTGAGGCGATTTTTCGGGATGAGGATCTGGCCGGGAAAAAGACCGAATTGGAGCCGGCCGGGCGGAAGAAGATCCGCCACGGGCTGAAGCGGCTGTTTCGCCGGGTCCTGGGAAAGAGGCCGCGGGTCAGGAAAGCCCGGAGTTTTGTTGTGGACCAGCAGATGTACCGAGTGTTCATGGTGGGCAACCGGCAGTATGTGGCGGTGATGGGGTTGTCCCCGGGAAAAAGGATCGTGATCCCCCTTGCCGGGATTCACAAGCTGAGGGGCAATCTGCGGGTGGTTCTGCTGCCGGACGAACAGGCGGTGGAGATTCATATGAGCCGGGAGCCGAAGACCTACCCGGCTGGGGAGGAAGAGGCGGGAATCGACCTGGGAGTCACCGAAGTTCTGACGGACGACTCGGGGAAGAAGTATCGGCCGGAGTACGGCCAGGCCCTGCAAGAGATGTCGGACCACGTGCTGGACAAAGGACGGAAACGCCAGAAGCTGTGGGCGTTGTATCGCAAAAACCGGGAGCGGGACCCGGGAAAGGCCAGGCGAATCCGGCGGCACAACCTGGGGCTGGTGAAACAGCACAAGCGACACAGGCGGTACCGGGCGTGGTGCGAGAACGAGATCAACCGGGCGTTTCGGGCGTTTTTTCGGGAACGCCGGCCGAGGGTGATCGCCTACGAAGATTTGTCCCACCTGCGGGGGAAGGCGAGGAACAAGGGGCTGTCCCGCAAGGTGAGCCAGTGGCAACGGCAGGCGATCCGGGGGCGACTGGAATACTTGTGTCATGTTTATTCCATAACCGATCCGGGACCAGTGAACGCCGCTTATACGAGCCAGACCTGTCCCTGTCCCGGATGCGGGTGGGTGGACGGCAAGAATCGCAACGGTGATTCGTTCCGGTGCCAAAAGTGCGGATATGAAGGAGATGCGGACCATGTGGCGGCGGCCAATGTGAAGGGGCGTCTTCGCGACCAAGAGATCACAAAGTACACCCCACACAAAGAAGTCAAAAGAATTTTGCTGAAGCGCTACTGGGAGAACCACGCATGA
- a CDS encoding acetyl-CoA carboxylase — protein sequence MSGPRKSIVSPLPGIFYRRPNPQSDVYVREGDTVKSGDTIGLVEVMKNFYEIQAEEDGIIAAFSVENEAMVDVGQEIAVLIPKEDK from the coding sequence ATGTCCGGACCGCGCAAGAGCATCGTTTCCCCCTTGCCCGGTATATTCTATCGACGGCCCAACCCGCAGTCGGACGTGTACGTCCGCGAAGGGGATACGGTGAAGTCGGGAGACACCATCGGGCTGGTGGAAGTGATGAAGAACTTCTATGAGATCCAGGCGGAAGAAGACGGGATCATTGCCGCTTTCTCCGTGGAAAATGAAGCAATGGTGGACGTCGGTCAGGAGATCGCCGTCCTGATTCCCAAAGAGGACAAGTAG
- a CDS encoding peroxiredoxin — translation MTTPFVGKSSPDFTMETALGNGEGFGKASLSDYKGKWLVLFFYPLDFTFVCPTEITALSDAHEQFAALDADILGVSVDSQFTHRAWIHTPREQNGLGPLNFPLASDITKQVSRAYGVLVEEEGVALRGLFIIDPEGIVKYQVVHHNDVGRSVDETLRVLQALQAGGLCPANWNPGDKLL, via the coding sequence ATGACAACACCCTTCGTGGGAAAGTCATCACCAGATTTTACCATGGAAACCGCCCTTGGAAACGGAGAGGGATTCGGAAAAGCCTCCCTGTCGGATTACAAAGGGAAATGGCTGGTTTTGTTCTTCTACCCTCTTGACTTTACGTTCGTTTGTCCCACGGAAATCACCGCCCTGAGCGACGCCCATGAACAATTTGCGGCCCTGGATGCGGATATCCTGGGCGTCAGCGTCGACAGCCAGTTCACCCACCGGGCCTGGATCCACACGCCCCGAGAACAGAACGGACTCGGCCCGTTGAACTTTCCGCTCGCCTCGGACATCACGAAACAGGTCAGCCGCGCGTACGGCGTTCTCGTGGAAGAAGAAGGGGTGGCTCTGCGCGGGCTGTTCATCATCGATCCGGAAGGAATCGTCAAGTATCAGGTGGTTCATCACAATGATGTGGGACGCAGCGTGGATGAAACCCTTCGGGTGCTGCAGGCGCTGCAGGCCGGCGGGTTGTGCCCGGCCAATTGGAACCCGGGAGACAAATTGCTGTAA
- a CDS encoding FAD-dependent oxidoreductase gives MAANVIVYTSTGCPYCHNVKEQLKEWNVPFEERNVSEVREYFEELRSRKIFGTPATLINGKIILGFQPKKMRQALGLDERSNAAGAGQETPVRPDEIFQTVTPEILNEVYDFVAIGGGPAGSSAAVYAARGRLKTLVIDKAPASGTLAITHKIANYPGVRKTVTGLELLSEMQLQAKEFGATFARTQVLSVDFSDPHEKKIHVPEGVIRAKSVLIAVGAKAPPGKIKGEEEFTGRGVSYCSTCDAAFFENRVVAVAGDSEEAVHEAEALAKFCKEVRLLIPGSSLKGEVDLSGLEQRPNVRIYRRHRIKEILGNHAVERIVVLDDGRREQTWEVDGVFLYLAGMKPGTDFLQDQVRRDEEGYVIVDEFLRTNVPGVFAGGDARRTPAKQAVVSAADGCVAALGADQFVHQREKMRVQYS, from the coding sequence ATGGCCGCCAACGTCATTGTTTATACGAGCACGGGGTGCCCCTACTGCCACAACGTCAAAGAGCAGTTGAAAGAGTGGAACGTCCCCTTTGAAGAGAGAAACGTCTCCGAGGTCAGGGAATATTTCGAGGAACTGAGGAGCAGGAAAATTTTCGGCACGCCCGCCACCTTGATCAACGGCAAAATCATTCTCGGATTTCAACCGAAAAAGATGCGACAAGCTTTGGGATTGGATGAACGGTCAAATGCGGCCGGGGCCGGGCAGGAGACCCCCGTGCGGCCGGACGAGATTTTCCAGACCGTCACTCCGGAAATCCTGAATGAAGTGTACGATTTCGTCGCCATCGGCGGCGGTCCGGCCGGGAGCTCGGCCGCGGTGTATGCGGCCAGAGGCCGGCTGAAAACCCTGGTCATCGACAAAGCGCCCGCTTCCGGCACCCTGGCCATCACCCACAAGATCGCCAATTATCCGGGAGTCCGCAAAACGGTCACCGGTTTGGAACTGCTTTCGGAAATGCAGCTTCAGGCCAAAGAGTTCGGGGCCACTTTCGCGCGGACCCAGGTCCTGTCGGTGGACTTCTCCGACCCTCACGAGAAAAAAATTCACGTTCCCGAAGGGGTTATCCGCGCCAAAAGTGTATTGATCGCCGTCGGCGCAAAAGCCCCTCCCGGCAAAATCAAAGGGGAAGAAGAGTTCACCGGCCGGGGCGTCAGCTACTGCTCCACCTGCGACGCGGCGTTTTTTGAAAATCGGGTGGTCGCGGTCGCAGGCGACAGTGAAGAAGCGGTGCATGAAGCGGAGGCGCTGGCCAAATTCTGCAAGGAAGTCCGCCTCCTGATTCCGGGATCGAGCCTCAAAGGGGAAGTCGACCTGTCGGGACTGGAGCAAAGGCCCAACGTGCGCATTTACAGAAGGCATCGCATCAAGGAAATCTTGGGGAACCATGCGGTGGAGCGCATCGTCGTGCTGGACGACGGGCGGCGGGAACAAACGTGGGAAGTGGACGGCGTGTTCCTGTATTTGGCCGGCATGAAACCCGGCACGGATTTTCTCCAAGACCAGGTCCGGCGGGATGAAGAAGGATATGTCATCGTGGACGAGTTTTTAAGAACAAATGTCCCCGGCGTTTTTGCCGGCGGTGATGCGCGCCGCACGCCGGCCAAACAGGCGGTCGTTTCCGCCGCCGACGGGTGCGTCGCGGCGCTGGGAGCCGACCAATTCGTTCATCAAAGGGAAAAAATGCGGGTTCAGTACAGTTGA